In Amphiura filiformis chromosome 2, Afil_fr2py, whole genome shotgun sequence, one DNA window encodes the following:
- the LOC140146739 gene encoding purine nucleoside phosphorylase-like isoform X2 encodes MEHEKRYTLQDLQTFAEFIRSKTDHKPTIGIICGTGLGGLADTVEDSVVIQYSSIPNFPVSTVKGHNSQFVIGKLRGKTVICMQGRFHLYEGYPAWKIVAPVRVMSLLGVETLFVTNAAGGINRSYNVGDVMIIKDHINFTGMAGHNPLTGPNMEEFGPRFPNMSDAYDVNLRKLAHEIAEELGFQTFIREGVYAMLCGPSFETPAELRFLQTGGADAVGMSTCPEVTAGRHCGMRTFGLTLVSNLAILGYDDCNGMPNHEEVLEAGRSREVSVQTLVANMVERIK; translated from the exons GTATACATTACAGGATTTACAGACATTTGCAGAGTTTATCCGAAGCAAAACAGATCACAAACCAACTATAGGCATCATATGTGGCACAGGGTTGGGGGGACTAGCAGACACGGTGGAAGACAGTGTTGTAATACAGTATTCTTCTATACCTAATTTTCCAGTTAGCACAG TAAAAGGACACAATAGCCAGTTTGTAATTGGGAAACTACGGGGTAAAACAGTGATATGTATGCAGGGACGATTTCACCTGTATGAAGGCTATCCAGCATGGAAG ATTGTAGCACCAGTACGAGTGATGAGTCTTCTTGGAGTAGAGACGTTATTTGTAACAAACGCTGCCGGAGGCATCAACAGATCATACAATGTAGGAGACGTCATGATTATCAAAGATCACATTAATTTTACTGGTATGGCTGGACATAATCCTCTTACGGGACCTAATATGGAAGA ATTTGGACCTCGTTTTCCCAACATGTCCGACGCATACGACGTCAATCTTCGAAAATTAGCTCATGAAATAGCAGAGGAACTGGGCTTTCAGACGTTCATCAGAGAAGGTGTCTACGCAATGCTCTGTGGGCCGTCTTTCGAGACACCAGCTGAGCTGAGGTTCTTACAGACGGGAGGGGCTGACGCTGTTG GTATGAGTACTTGCCCCGAGGTGACTGCTGGTAGGCATTGTGGGATGCGTACATTTGGACTAACTTTGGTGTCGAATCTCGCTATACTGGGTTACGATGATTGCAATGGGATGCCGAATCACGAAGAAGTTCTTGAAGCGGGACGCTCACGGGAGGTGTCGGTACAGACGTTAGTGGCGAATATGGTCGAGAGAATAAAGTGA
- the LOC140146739 gene encoding purine nucleoside phosphorylase-like isoform X1, giving the protein MEHEKRYTLQDLQTFAEFIRSKTDHKPTIGIICGTGLGGLADTVEDSVVIQYSSIPNFPVSTVKGHNSQFVIGKLRGKTVICMQGRFHLYEGYPAWKIVAPVRVMSLLGVETLFVTNAAGGINRSYNVGDVMIIKDHINFTGMAGHNPLTGPNMEEFGPRFPNMSDAYDVNLRKLAHEIAEELGFQTFIREGVYAMLCGPSFETPAELRFLQTGGADAVGMSTCVEVVGARHCGIKVIALSFISNMCILDSDAGEVLTTEEIMEVHSGIHSQSLQSLQNMVSTIIDRL; this is encoded by the exons GTATACATTACAGGATTTACAGACATTTGCAGAGTTTATCCGAAGCAAAACAGATCACAAACCAACTATAGGCATCATATGTGGCACAGGGTTGGGGGGACTAGCAGACACGGTGGAAGACAGTGTTGTAATACAGTATTCTTCTATACCTAATTTTCCAGTTAGCACAG TAAAAGGACACAATAGCCAGTTTGTAATTGGGAAACTACGGGGTAAAACAGTGATATGTATGCAGGGACGATTTCACCTGTATGAAGGCTATCCAGCATGGAAG ATTGTAGCACCAGTACGAGTGATGAGTCTTCTTGGAGTAGAGACGTTATTTGTAACAAACGCTGCCGGAGGCATCAACAGATCATACAATGTAGGAGACGTCATGATTATCAAAGATCACATTAATTTTACTGGTATGGCTGGACATAATCCTCTTACGGGACCTAATATGGAAGA ATTTGGACCTCGTTTTCCCAACATGTCCGACGCATACGACGTCAATCTTCGAAAATTAGCTCATGAAATAGCAGAGGAACTGGGCTTTCAGACGTTCATCAGAGAAGGTGTCTACGCAATGCTCTGTGGGCCGTCTTTCGAGACACCAGCTGAGCTGAGGTTCTTACAGACGGGAGGGGCTGACGCTGTTG GAATGAGCACTTGTGTTGAAGTGGTTGGAGCAAGGCATTGTGGGATTAAAGTCATTGCACTCTCCTTCATATCCAACATGTGTATATTAGACTCCGACGCAGGTGAGGTTTTAACCACTGAAGAAATCATGGAAGTGCACAGTGGTATTCATTCGCAATCGCTCCAAAGTCTACAAAACATGGTGTCCACGATTATTGATAGGTTATAA